From the Opitutus sp. ER46 genome, one window contains:
- a CDS encoding response regulator — protein sequence MKPKILIVDDEELNILTFESFLIRDDYEVHVARNGREALAQTRAVSPDLILLDVMMPEMDGYTVCRQLRADPEFGRVPIIMVTALHDSASRLEGLQAGADDFVTKPCSRDEMRARVSTIVSLNRFRAIAEARERMNAELERQVHERTRQLRDANAMLLSYANFVTHDLRSPLTVVKGYLSLLREANLPEDSRQLVDGAHQATLMMQDLVQNILQLARDEHEGDTGEAAELIDPKPVIQRVWSHVRMVFPQVTAEFTVRDLPPVAASAVLLERVFYNLLTNAVKFSAGRTTPCIEIGALLGEAPPVFYVQDNGVGFSAEQGERLFRAFSQLGRAPTGDGVGLGLSLIGRLVHAHGGRMWAESQPDQGARFLVQFSGARPAEAPSPAAASPTA from the coding sequence ATGAAGCCCAAGATCCTGATCGTCGACGACGAGGAGCTGAACATCCTGACCTTCGAGTCGTTCCTGATTCGCGACGACTACGAGGTCCACGTCGCCCGCAACGGCCGGGAAGCCCTCGCGCAGACCCGCGCCGTCTCGCCGGACCTCATCCTCCTCGACGTCATGATGCCCGAGATGGACGGCTACACCGTCTGCCGCCAACTCCGCGCGGATCCTGAATTCGGTCGGGTGCCGATCATCATGGTCACGGCCCTGCACGACTCCGCCTCTCGCCTCGAGGGATTGCAGGCCGGGGCCGATGATTTCGTCACCAAGCCCTGCTCACGCGACGAGATGCGTGCGCGCGTCAGCACCATCGTTTCGCTCAACCGGTTTCGCGCCATCGCCGAGGCCCGCGAGCGCATGAACGCCGAGCTCGAGCGCCAGGTGCATGAGCGCACCCGCCAGCTCCGCGATGCCAACGCAATGCTGCTGTCGTACGCCAACTTCGTCACCCACGACCTTCGTTCGCCGCTCACCGTCGTGAAGGGGTACCTCTCGCTGCTCCGGGAAGCCAATTTGCCGGAGGATTCGCGGCAACTCGTGGACGGCGCGCACCAGGCCACGCTCATGATGCAGGACCTCGTGCAGAACATCCTCCAACTCGCCCGGGACGAGCATGAGGGCGACACCGGCGAAGCCGCCGAATTGATCGATCCGAAGCCCGTCATCCAGCGAGTGTGGTCGCACGTGCGCATGGTGTTTCCGCAGGTCACCGCCGAGTTCACCGTGCGCGACCTCCCGCCCGTGGCCGCCAGCGCCGTGCTGCTCGAGCGCGTGTTCTACAACCTGCTCACCAACGCGGTGAAATTTTCCGCCGGCCGAACGACACCCTGCATCGAGATCGGCGCCCTGCTCGGCGAAGCGCCGCCGGTCTTCTACGTGCAGGACAACGGCGTCGGCTTCTCCGCCGAACAGGGCGAACGCCTTTTCCGCGCCTTCTCACAACTGGGTCGGGCGCCCACCGGCGACGGCGTCGGCCTCGGCCTTTCCCTGATCGGCCGCCTCGTCCACGCCCACGGCGGCCGCATGTGGGCGGAGAGCCAGCCCGACCAGGGCGCGCGCTTCTTGGTCCAGTTCAGCGGCGCGCGCCCCGCCGAGGCCCCGTCACCCGCCGCCGCCTCGCCCACCGCATGA
- a CDS encoding PAS domain-containing sensor histidine kinase, giving the protein MMSASAASPPAPAAQLPAPSIREPHLPELLLAATELAEHVVRRFLPPHGFSDLLAILAPAAQATAAQICTLSPKTTSDWQVVHIVAWPPVTTTTPTPQPAWPSRRTVLAFDWVDRLSRGEAIVAATGAPFSDAPPATTTSEPARPSPQPPSRLTVLPIHRRAALWGVLVLTDHAATSWSDQALATLRRCARLIGAALDRCDHCRRQALIEARYNTLLDDLNEVVFRTDHRGNFTYLNAAWRNLTGEDPQTALQRFCGSFAVPADRRTHRTALLELLRGTRPEHRCEVQFLRADGTIRWVQVSARIPDRSVHPQAGLVGTIVDISALKAAESALRAAKTEVEAASRARNEFLAAMSHELRTPLNAVLGLSESLLVETSLDADPARTRRFLDLIRTAGQQLYQRINDVLDFARIGAGRLKPNRTLVEIGSVCAAAADSLRADLNAKGLTVSVQRPTPPLFAHVDERLLSQAVLKLLHNAIKFTASGGRVDVAARATAAGGVVITVADTGIGIPREKLHLLFQPFTQVDASLSRRFGGTGLGLVLVDHYVRLHDGTVAVESTPGRGSTFSLTLPAQPSASQPPFSPQ; this is encoded by the coding sequence ATGATGTCCGCATCAGCAGCTTCTCCGCCAGCCCCCGCGGCCCAGCTCCCCGCGCCTTCCATCCGCGAACCGCACCTGCCCGAATTGCTTCTGGCCGCCACTGAACTTGCCGAGCATGTCGTCCGCCGGTTTCTCCCGCCGCATGGGTTTTCCGACCTCCTGGCAATTCTCGCTCCCGCCGCCCAGGCCACCGCCGCCCAAATCTGCACGTTGTCCCCCAAAACGACCAGCGACTGGCAGGTCGTCCACATCGTGGCCTGGCCTCCCGTCACCACCACAACGCCAACGCCCCAGCCTGCCTGGCCGTCGCGCCGAACCGTCCTGGCTTTCGATTGGGTAGATCGCCTGAGCCGCGGCGAAGCCATCGTCGCCGCCACCGGCGCACCATTCTCCGACGCTCCGCCCGCTACCACCACCTCCGAACCCGCCCGGCCTTCGCCTCAGCCCCCGTCCCGCCTCACGGTGCTGCCGATTCACCGCCGCGCGGCGCTTTGGGGCGTGCTCGTTCTCACCGACCACGCCGCGACCTCCTGGTCGGACCAGGCCCTTGCGACGCTGCGCCGCTGCGCCCGCCTTATTGGCGCCGCTCTCGACCGCTGCGACCACTGCCGGCGCCAGGCGCTGATCGAAGCCCGCTACAACACGCTTCTCGACGATCTCAACGAGGTCGTCTTCCGCACGGACCACCGCGGCAATTTCACCTATCTCAATGCCGCCTGGCGGAACCTCACCGGCGAAGACCCTCAGACCGCCCTGCAGCGTTTCTGCGGATCTTTCGCCGTGCCCGCCGACCGCCGCACCCACCGCACCGCCTTGCTCGAGTTGCTCCGCGGTACCCGCCCTGAACACCGCTGCGAGGTCCAGTTTCTCCGCGCCGACGGCACGATCCGCTGGGTCCAGGTCAGCGCCCGCATCCCCGACCGTTCCGTCCATCCCCAGGCCGGACTCGTCGGTACCATCGTCGATATCTCCGCGCTCAAGGCGGCCGAATCCGCCCTCCGCGCCGCCAAGACCGAGGTCGAAGCCGCCAGCCGCGCCCGCAACGAGTTTCTCGCGGCCATGAGCCACGAGCTCCGGACCCCGCTCAACGCGGTGCTCGGCCTCTCGGAGTCGCTCCTCGTCGAGACGTCCCTTGACGCCGATCCCGCCCGCACCCGGCGCTTCCTCGACCTCATCCGCACCGCCGGCCAACAGCTGTATCAAAGAATCAACGACGTGCTCGACTTTGCCCGCATCGGCGCCGGCCGGCTCAAGCCCAACCGCACCCTGGTCGAGATCGGCAGCGTGTGCGCCGCCGCCGCCGACAGCCTCCGCGCCGATCTCAACGCCAAGGGCCTGACCGTCTCCGTCCAGCGTCCCACGCCACCGCTTTTCGCGCACGTCGACGAGCGCCTGCTCAGCCAGGCCGTCCTCAAGCTCCTGCACAACGCGATCAAGTTCACCGCCAGCGGTGGTCGCGTCGACGTTGCCGCCCGCGCCACGGCGGCCGGCGGCGTCGTCATCACCGTCGCCGACACGGGCATCGGCATTCCCCGGGAGAAACTCCACTTGCTGTTCCAACCTTTCACCCAGGTCGATGCCTCGCTCTCGCGTCGGTTCGGCGGCACCGGCCTCGGCCTCGTGCTCGTCGACCACTATGTGCGCCTGCATGACGGCACCGTCGCGGTGGAGAGCACGCCCGGCCGCGGCAGCACCTTCTCCCTCACGCTGCCGGCGCAACCCAGCGCCTCCCAACCTCCCTTCTCCCCTCAATGA
- a CDS encoding glycerophosphodiester phosphodiesterase family protein: MKTSGLLALAAAVLSLPVVNFAAPAGKPYNVTDHIPFEQIVVQGHRGVGELAEENTIEAFEMAWGMGIYPESDLRMTKDGVIVPFHDNDFRRVVKDAPPELARKGVKDLTFAELSELDVGSWKGEQYKGRRVIPMSAVFERMRGRPERHLYMDVKKIDFAKLAAEIHKYGIEKQVILASRLPDELRQWKKLVPESGTLLWVHGTEKEIRRDFAAYRKTGFEGFTQVQIHVFPKVSDNNYATRVDESSSDNPFRLRNDFLREIGEELRQHGVIFQAFPYTTDPTAYGQLLDLGVMSFATDHPDVTMRELKAYYAKRAAARQ, translated from the coding sequence ATGAAAACCTCCGGTCTCTTGGCGCTTGCGGCCGCCGTCCTCTCCCTCCCCGTCGTGAACTTCGCCGCGCCCGCCGGCAAACCCTACAACGTCACGGACCATATTCCGTTCGAGCAGATCGTCGTCCAAGGCCACCGCGGCGTGGGCGAACTTGCCGAGGAGAACACCATCGAGGCGTTCGAGATGGCATGGGGCATGGGCATCTACCCGGAATCCGACCTGCGGATGACGAAGGACGGCGTGATCGTGCCCTTTCACGATAATGATTTCCGCCGGGTGGTGAAGGACGCGCCGCCGGAGCTGGCGCGCAAAGGCGTCAAGGATCTCACTTTCGCTGAGCTTTCCGAACTCGATGTGGGTTCCTGGAAGGGCGAGCAGTACAAGGGGCGCCGGGTGATCCCGATGTCGGCCGTCTTCGAGCGCATGCGCGGGCGGCCAGAACGGCACCTCTACATGGACGTGAAGAAGATCGATTTCGCGAAGCTCGCGGCCGAGATCCACAAGTACGGGATCGAAAAGCAGGTCATCCTTGCCTCCCGCCTTCCCGACGAGCTGCGCCAGTGGAAGAAGCTGGTGCCTGAGTCTGGCACGCTGCTCTGGGTGCACGGCACGGAGAAGGAGATTCGCCGCGACTTCGCGGCGTACCGGAAAACTGGGTTCGAGGGGTTCACCCAGGTGCAGATCCACGTCTTCCCCAAGGTTTCCGATAACAACTACGCCACTCGCGTGGACGAGAGTTCGTCCGACAATCCCTTCCGCCTGCGCAATGACTTTCTGCGGGAGATTGGCGAGGAACTCCGCCAGCACGGCGTGATCTTCCAGGCGTTCCCCTACACGACCGATCCGACCGCCTACGGCCAACTGCTCGACCTGGGCGTGATGTCGTTCGCGACGGACCATCCCGACGTGACGATGCGCGAACTCAAGGCGTACTACGCGAAGCGCGCGGCGGCGCGCCAGTAA